In Leptolyngbya subtilissima AS-A7, the genomic window GTAGGTCAGACCCACAAATCGCCGTAGAGGTGATTTTGATAATGGCGTCGCGCGGATTCAAAATTGTCGGGTCAGGCACAGTGTCTACCCGAACATCGTGGGTGCCATGCCAGCAAACTGCTTTCATCAAACTTCTCCTGAGGTAGTTACGTTCAGCGGATCTCGGTCAACGCCCGTGACAATGACGCATTACCCAGGGGTTGGGAAATGGACAATGCTTAAGGGGGCTTGGTAGCTCAACAGGATTTCACTCCTAGTTGGGGTAGCGGTCTAGGGTGGGGTTTCTCTCGGGCTGAATGGTGCTGCGGGGCGCATCGTTGGGCAACTTCTCTGACGACAGCCCCGGTATCAGATTTTTGAGCCGATCGCCAATGCCAGGTTTTGACTCGGCGGGGGGCTGTATGTTCTTGCCCTGGCGATCGATGGCCGTTAGGTCGACACCGCCCTGGAAATTTTCGTTACTAATCGGGTTATGGCTAGGACGAACGGCACTAGTGTCACTAGCGCCAGTTTTAGGCGCATTGGCCGCCTGAGCGCTGGGCATGTAGCCGACCGAGCCGAACCAAAGGGCGATCGCCAGGGCAGCCCATGCCACCCGCCGACCAAGCCGAGCCTTCACAACGGCGGTTTTAGCGAATGAGAAGAGAGAATGAAACAAAGAATTCATGGCAATACGTCTAAAAACATGGGCAGGTCAGGGTTAGGCTCCCTTGGGTTGACCGTCAGTGGTGGCAATTTCTCCGGTTTCCATCAGCTGCTTAAAGCGGCTGAGATCATCGCCAATCTGCTGTTCGGGTTCTTCGCCAAAGAGCTTAGCGATCGCAGCGGCCACAGCACCGCCCGGTAGCTCATACTCCATGACTACTTTGACCTCGGTGCCGCGATCGCCGGTAGCACGCTGAAACCGCACAAATCCGGAGTGGTTCACTTCGGCATCGTCGGTCGATGTCCAGGCAATCAAGCGATCGGGCTGGTCGTCCACAATCACCGCATCCCATTCGATGCTCTGATCGAGGGGGGCGTTGGCCACCCAGTGGGAATGCTGGTCGTCTTGAACCTGCACCGACTTGACATGGCGCATAAATTTGGGCAAGTTGTCAAACTTCCGCCAGAAGCTGTAGAGCTCTGCTGCCGAACGATTGATCGTGACGGTTTTCTCAACCAAGATGGACTTTTCAATGCCAACGGCTTCGCCAACCTGCTTGAGCGTGCTTTTCTTTTGAACACCCTGATAGGCTAAGCTGCTACCGGCAGCCGCCATCAAAATCCCTCGCAGCGATCGCTGCTGCAAGCCGCCGAGCACCAGAGCGCCACCGCTAATGATTGACGCCCACCGCTCTAACCTACCTGCCTCCGTATCTTTTGACGGTTGCGTACTAACGGAATCTTCCACTTCGATAACCTCTGGGCAAAAATGCTGTTTCTGTGGACCTGATAACTAGCTCGCCCGACGGCTCAGGGCCATGGGGCGAGCTAGATTGAGAACTGGCTACTAGAGCTGAGACGAGCGCTCGGTGCTGAGCTCAGAACCCGTGCCATCGCGCAGGAAAGCGGGAGCTTTCTTGTCGAAGTAATTGTTGATGAAGGTGTTCACCGCCGATAGCACCAGCGGGCCTACCAAAAAGCCAATGATGCCGCTGATGTAGAAGCCAGGCACCACTAGGGAGGCCAGCCACAGGCAAAGACCGTTTAGGACTAGGGAAAATGCCCCAAAGCTAACGGCGTTAATGGGCATGGTCAGGGTTTGCAGGGTCGGCTTGAGAAAAGCGTTGACCACGCCGACCGAAGCAGCCGCGATCGCCGCTGCAGTTAGGGTGTTGATGGTAACCCCAGGCACAACTAGATCCACAACCAGCAGGCTAAGGGCCGTTGCCAAGCCAGATAAAAGAATGCTCCACATAGTGTCATCTCCTGAAAAACTATAAGCCTTGGGTAATTGAAGTTTTGCCGGGCCTAAGTGAAGCGGTTAATGGTTAGCAGCCTCAAAAAAGCCAGGACAACTGCAAATGGTCTAATTTGCTTCGCTTATTTCCACGGTAAAAACCTATGCCAACATGTGTG contains:
- a CDS encoding SRPBCC family protein, which codes for MEDSVSTQPSKDTEAGRLERWASIISGGALVLGGLQQRSLRGILMAAAGSSLAYQGVQKKSTLKQVGEAVGIEKSILVEKTVTINRSAAELYSFWRKFDNLPKFMRHVKSVQVQDDQHSHWVANAPLDQSIEWDAVIVDDQPDRLIAWTSTDDAEVNHSGFVRFQRATGDRGTEVKVVMEYELPGGAVAAAIAKLFGEEPEQQIGDDLSRFKQLMETGEIATTDGQPKGA
- a CDS encoding phage holin family protein; amino-acid sequence: MWSILLSGLATALSLLVVDLVVPGVTINTLTAAAIAAASVGVVNAFLKPTLQTLTMPINAVSFGAFSLVLNGLCLWLASLVVPGFYISGIIGFLVGPLVLSAVNTFINNYFDKKAPAFLRDGTGSELSTERSSQL